GCTGAGTCGACAGCACCCTCTTGTCGTGAAGATGGGTCTCCACCTCCACCTCAAGGCGCTTGCGCTCAAGTTCCAGGCCCTCAGCAGTGGTTTTCCAACGCGTTACCCACCCCTTGTAGGCACCTGCCTGGCGGTTGGAGGCCTTCAATGCCTCACGCATTTCTCCGTAGTAGCGCCTCAGATCAGCGAACTGGACAAGCTTGTGGACTAGGGGAAACCGCTTTGAGCCAGTACCAGGCTTGTCGGTCGTTGCAGGGGTACTTGCCACAGCTCGCTGCCAGATCAAAAGAGCCTAAGGAGTCAATCGGATGCCAGGGCAGCTGCCGCGACTGGCGATGGGACGACCTGGGCACTGGGTGGTTTGAGTGCTGCCCTTATCACCTGTGGCTGTTGTTTCCCCGAAGGTTTCCCAAGAAGAAAAGCTGGTGGCCGCCCTGATTGCCCTGCTGGAAGCGGGCACAACCCCCTGGCGGCGGGAATGGGACGGCGCCTCTGGCGGCCATCATCTAAATCTGCTTTCAGGGCGGCGCTACCGCGGCGCTAATCCGGTGTTGCTCACCCTGGGCCTGCACCTACGGGGTTCCGCCATCCCCTACTGGTGCGGGTTTCAAGAAGCCAAGGCCTTGGGAATCTTTCCCCGCAAGGGCAGCAAGGCGGTGCATGTGCTGCGGCCCCAAGTTCATCAGCGGGGCGAGGGACGGCTGGTTGATGCCAGCTCCACAGACGGGGCAAACCCCGGCGGCAGCTGGGTCAGCTATCGCTCCGTGGCGGTATTCAACGTCGTCGATCTGGAAGGTGAGGGGGCTGTGTTGCGGCCCGAGCCGGAGCGGCTGGTGGCGGCAGAGACGGTGCTCAGTTCGTGACCAGTTGAGGTGCTCTTTGGCGGTGATCGGACCTGTTACTTGCCCAGCCTCGATCGCATCCAGCTGCCTGATCGCAGCACCTTCCATTCCGCCGGGGCCCTCTATGCCACCTGGGTCCATGAAGCCATCCATTCCTCAGGCCACAGCTCGCGGCTGGCCCGCGATCTTTCCGGCGGCAAGGCCTATGCCCGTGAGGAGCTTGTGGTGGAGCTGCTTAAGGAGTCGCCCAAGGTGTTGTTTCAGGTGCTCAGCGATGCCCGCAAAGCCGCCGACCTGATCTCTCCGGAAACTCCTGCAACCCCACCCTGGCGCTCCGGATCTGTGGCAACCAAATCAACGGGCCAGGCCAAGAACCACCATTAGGGAGCGGTTTAGGCGCAGCAATTGATCGTCACTCAGCTGACCTATGCACTTGCCTAGTCGACTGCGGGGCACGGTGGTGAGTTTGTCCACCATCAGGCAGCTGGGACTACGTAAACCATTCGCCGGCGAAGGAGACACATCAACCCTCAGGATCGGTGCTTCGATGGCGTGAGTGGTGAGGGGGCAGATCAGCACCGAATCGGTTTGATCAAAGGCATCGTCCTGCACCACAAGTACAGGCCTGGGTTTACCGGCATAGCCAGGCCCTCCTGCCATGGTCCAAAGCTCACCTCGCTTCACTGGCTGCTGTTGTCAGGCCATTCGTAAACGGAGTCGATAAAGGCCTGGATATCGACCTCGTCTGGGCCTGTCGCCACAAGCTGCGATTGCCGCCGCGCATCAGTGGCAAATTGTTGGGACCGCACATCTGGCACCCAGATCTGGATCGGCCTCATTCCCTGGGCCCGCAGTCGCTGCCGGTGGGCGTTCACCTTGCTGCGTATGGCAGCGCGACGGGCATCCTGTCGATCGGTATCAGGAGTCGTTTCTGCAGCCATCACCAGCCACCGAAAGTTACATGTAATCCTAGCGGACATCCTGTCTCGTGTTGAATTCATAGGCAGCTGGGTGACAGCCCAAAGTCACTGTCCAGAAACCCAATCCAGCAAAGGGATCTCCATGCAGCTCCGCATCGGCAACGGCTACGACATGCACCGCCTGGTAACTGGCCGGCCGCTGATCCTGGGGGGCCAAACCCTGCTGCATCCCGATGGGCTGGGGCTGGATGGCCACAGCGATGCAGACGTCTTGGTGCACGCAATCATGGATGCCCTGCTGGGCGCCCTGAGCCTCGGCGATATTGGCAAATACTTCCCGCCCGACGATCCCCAATGGCAAGGCGCCGACAGCCTGGTGCTGCTGGAGCAGGTGGTTGCCCTGGTGCGCCAGCGTGGCTGGAGCGTGGTGAATGTGGATTCAGTGGTGATCGCCGAACGGCCCAAGCTCAAAGCCCACATCGAAGCGATGCGGGCCGCCATTGCCAGCCGCATCGGCATTACAGCTGAACAGGTGGGGGTAAAGGCCACCACCAATGAAAAGTTGGGTCCAGAGGGCCGGGAAGAAGGCATCTCCTGCCACGCCGTAGCCCTGTTGCAGATGCCATGATCCGCTTGTTTTGTATATGTCTGTCGTTGCTGTTGCTGGCAGCCCATCCGGCCCCAGTGGTGGCGGCCTTCAACGAACCAGACGGCAGCTACGACCTGGTCGTGGTTGAGCAATTGCGCCTAAAAGTGCCAAGCGAATCTCGCCAGGCCTGGCTTGAGGCGGAACAGGGCAGCTGGGAGCCCTGGCTGGAGCAGCAACCGGGCTTCCTGGGGCGCCAATTGCTCTGGGATCCCCAGCGCCAGGAGGGCACCCTGCTGATTCGCTGGGCCAGCCGCGAACAGTGGAAAGCCATCCCAGAGGCCGACCTATCCGCCGTGCAGCAACGATTCGAAGAACTGGCCCGCGCAGGCACCAAAACCGCCCTCGGCAACCCCTTCCCCCTGGTTTTTGAAGGAGAGCTGCGGCTGCCATGAGCTCGGCGGCCTATGTGCTCGGCTGCGATGCCGAAGAACAGGGGCGCCTGGCCAGGCAGCACGCCACCTGGAGCGCAGAGATGCGGGCCGGATGGCAACGGGCCGGCATTAGCGCCGGCCAGCGGCTGCTGGATTTGGGCTGCGGCCCCGGCCACGCCAGCCTCGAGCTGGCTGAACTGGTGGGCCCCACAGGCAGCGTATTGGCGATCGACAGCTCAGCGGTTTTCCTGGCCCAGCTGGAGCACCAGTGCCTCCAGCGTCAGCTACCGCAGCTGCGGACCCTTGAACACAACCTCAGCAACCCCCTATCCAGCAACGCCCTGCTGAATGAACCTGGTTCTGGTGGCTGGGATGGGGCCTGGTGCCGCTGGCTGGCGATGTTCCTGCCCCAGCTTGAGCCCATGCTCGACCTCCTGCTTGAGGCCCTCCGGCCCGGCGGCAGGTTGGTGATGCATGAATACCTGCGCTGGGACACCTTCTCCCTGCATCCGCGCGGCAGCAACCTGGAGTTGTTTGTGGGGCGTTGCATTGGCCATTGGCGCTCCCATGGCGGCGATCCCGACGTCGCCCAGCGGCTACCGGCCCTGCTGGAAGAGCGCGGCTTCAGGCTGTTGCACAGCCAGAGCCTGATGGCCTGCGCCCCCAGTGACAATCCCAAGGCGCTCTGGCTGCAGGATTTTCTAGGCAGCTATCCGGCCCAGTTGATGGCAGCCGGCTGCTGGAGCGCCGATGAACAGCAAGCCCTGGAGGCTGAACTCCACTGGGCAAGGCAGCATGCAAGCTTGTGGGTTACCCCGGCCCTGGTGGAAATGGTGTGGGAGCTGCAATGAGCATCCAGCACCGACTCGATCTCGGCCGTCGCCAGCGCCTAGGCATGGTGGAGGCGATCTGGGGGGAGCACAAAAGTGCCGAGCAGATCGCCCAAATTCTTACCGAGCTCCATACAGCTGGTGAGTTAGCCCTGGCCACCCGCATCAGCCCAGAGAAGGCCGAGGCCGTAGCTGCTGCCCTGGATGGGGCGGTACAAAAGGCGATGGCCCTGCAGCACCATCCCCAGGCCCGCTGCCTGACTGCGGGAGCGCCGCCAGCGGCCGATCCAAGCCGGGGAGCCGTGGCGATTCTCAGCGGCGGCACCAGTGATCTGACCGTAGCCAGCGAAGCCCAGCTAGCCCTGGGCTGCCATGGAATTGCCACCAGCCTCGAGCTCGACGTGGGCGTGGCCGGCCTCCATCGCCTGCTCGGTCGACTCCCCGCCATAGCCAAGGCCGATGTGCTGCTGGTGTGCGCCGGCATGGAGGGGGCCCTACCCACCGTGGTCGCCGGGCTCCTTCCCCAACCGGTGATCGGTGTACCGGTGGCTGTTGGCTATGGCGTTAGCGCTGGCGGCCATGCGGCCCTAAACGGCATGCTGGCCAGCTGCGCCCCGGGCCTCAGCGTGGTCAACATCGACAACGGCTACGGAGCAGCCATGGCGGCCCTAAGAATCCTCAATAGCCGCAGCCCCATCAAGCCCGTTTAGAGGTGCTGGAGCTGGGGATAGGCCGTGATCAGGGCATCGGTGCTGAGCACCTCACCGGCCCCATCGGGCTGCCAGATCACTTCCAGTGCAATCAAGTCTTCCGCACCCACCCCACCTAGCTGCTGCAGCGATTCCCTGAGCTGATCAGCCGAGCCTGCACCGCTGAGGGTCAAGCGACTGCGGCTGGCCACCAGCAGGGTGATGGCGATGAAATCACTGCTGGCATCACTATCTCCAGCCTCAACCGTGCCCGCCGGCAGCAGTTGACCGGCCACATTGCTGGTGATCTCGCGATCGAGCTTGCTGCGCTCTGCCACAGACAAGCGGTTAAACGTGCTCTCAGCACTGGTGAAGGGCACCTGGCCCACTTCTGCATTGGCGTAAACCCACAAATCGGGATTACGCAGCAGCGCCAGGCTGGTTTCCTGCAAAACCTGCTGCAGGCCACCGGGGCTATTGGTGTCTGCCCGGCTAGCCAGGCGGCGCAAGTCGGTTTGCAGATCGCGGGCCGAAGCCAAAAGACCAAGTTGCAGCTGGGCAATCGCCACCGGGCCATCAACCCGGCGGCTGTCCTCACGGGGCACAAGTGCGGAGCGGCCGCTGCCAACCGCACCGCCACCTCCCCCCCGCACCGCATTGACCAGCAAGCCCACCACGGCCATCAGCACCAAAAAGCCAAACAGGCCGCCACCACCAAAACCAAAAAGTGGAATCAGGAAGGGAAAACCAATGCCGCCGCCGTAGCCACCGCGGGCGCCACCCCCATAGCCGCCGCCGTAGCCACCACCCCCGTAGCTGCGGGGCATCGATGGTGCAGAGCGAAAGCTGCCTCCACCAATTCGGCCACCACTTGCTGCCCAGCTGGGATCAGGCCTGGCCAGCAGCAGCACAACCGTGAACAGCGGCAACACCATCCAGCTCAAGCGCCGGCTCCATCGGCGGCCCACTGATGATTTGGATGGGAGCGCCAAGGCGCAGCTGCAAGTGACCAAAATCTAGGAACCACCCCCCACGATGGTGACCACCTCCAGCACATCGGATTCCACCACCACCTGCTGGGGCCAAAGTTGGCGGGGCAAGATCACGCCGTTGAACTCCACCACCACCAGCTGGGGGCGGTAGCCCAGCTGCTCCAGCAGTTCCGGCAGGGCCAATCCCGCCGGGCAAGGGCGCGCTTCTCCATTGAGCTGGATCGTGATCGTGGTGTTTGGCATTTCCCCATTCCCCCCCATCACCGGCTCAGGCCCCCTGCCCCAGGGCTTGCAACAGGCCATGGGTGGCGGCCTTGGGATCACTCGCCTCGGTGATTGCCCGCACCACGGCCACCCGTTGGCCGCCCGCCTGGCGCACCGCAGCAATGGCCGTCTGGTCAATGCCACCAATCGCAAACCAGGGCAGGGGGCTCTCGGCCGCGGCCTGACGCACATAGTCGAGGCCCACCGGCTCCCGGCCGGGCTTGGTGGGGGTGGCGTTCACCGGGCCCACCCCCACGTAGTCGCAACCGTCGGCCACGGCCTGGCGCAGCTGCTCCAGGCAATGGGTGCTGCGACCGATCAACTTGGCTGGCCCCAGGAGCTGGCGGGCGATGGCCGGCGGCAAATCCCCCTGGCCCAAGTGCACCCCATCGGCATCCACCGCCAGGGCGATGTCGATGCGGTCGTTGACCACAAACAGGGCGCCATGGCGGCTGCAGAGCTGGCGCAGGTTGCGGGCCTGCCCCAATTTCTGGCTGTCATCAAGATCCTGGCTGCCATCTGGACCACCACTTTTTGAGCGGTATTGGACCAGGCGCACACCTCCCTGCAGGGCCGCCTCCACCATTTCCTCGATCCGGTTGCTGGGGCTCGTAACTAGGTAGAGACGGCATTGGGCCAGCTGGAGCCGGCGCTCCTGGCCGCCCCGGCAGGCCTGCAAAAGGTCCACCTCCAGGTCGTAGAGGGCGTAGCGCAACAGGGAAGCCTCAGAGGCAAGCTCGCCATCCAGGCTGCGGCCAAATTCCTCCAGCACCCGCAGGGCCTCGTGCACCCTGCCGGCATTGGCGCCCACCACCTGGCTTGGGGCCTGGCGCTCCGCCTGGGCGGGATGGGCCATGCCGGCGGCCGGATCGGTGGCGCTATGGCGGGCAAATTTGTATTCGTCTCGGTGCAGGCGGCCCAGCCTTTGGCGCATGTCCTTGCTGCGGGCCACCAGGTCGGCCCGATCCAGGCCAAAGCGGGCCCAATCCTCCAGAACCCTCAGCCCCTCCCGGGCCCGATCCAGGTTGGCGTCCAGCAACCGCTGCACCGCAAGGAGCCCCGGATCAGGTGGTGTGGAAAGCGACATGGCGAAACGGCGCAAGCTGTTTAGGGTTGGTCCAGTGCACAAGGGCTGTAGCTATGGACCAGGGCAGCCCGATGTTGGTCTTGATTTCAGGGATTCTGCTGCTGGGCGGCATCGCCACCTTCATCGGCTGGGGTCTCACCCATGCCTACCCGAGCCCATAGCGGCCAGCTCCGCCTGGCCCAGCTGCAGGGCCTGGGCCGCATCAGCCGCAATTTGGGCGCTGAGGGCCTCAAAATTCCCAAACTTCATCTGGGTACGCAGCCAGGCCAGGGGTTCCACCGTCAACTCCCGCCCGGCCAGCTCCACCCCAACCAACTCCTCGCCCTGGTCGAGCAGATGCACCTCCACGGCTGAGGGGGCCATCGGATCCACGGTCGGCTGGGGGCCCAGGTTCATCACCGCCGCACAGGTGGGGCCATCCCCCACCGCCGCCAGGGCCGCATAGACCCCTTCCTTAGGCAGAAACTTGCGGCCATCCACCTGCAGGTTGGCGGTGGGCCAGCCCAGCTCCCGGCCCAGGCCGCGGCCGCGCACCACCCGGCCACTAAAGCGATAGGGGCGCTCCAGCAGGCGCCGCGCCTCCGCCACATCCCCGGCGGCCAGGGCCCGGCGAATCCGGCTACTACTCACCCGCTCGGGGCCATCCCACAACATCGGCAGCACCTGCACTGCCATGCCATGGCGCTCGCCCAGGGTTTTGAGGGTTTGGGCATCGCCGCTGCGGCCGGAGCCAAAACGGAAGTTTTCGCCTACGGCAATGCTTTGGGCCGCCAGCTGGGCCACCAACACCTGCTCCACAAAGGCCTCTGGCGTCAAGACGGCCAGGGCCCGATCAAAGGGCACAAGCACCAGCTGGCGAATCCCGAGGGGCTCCAGCAAGGCCAACTTTTCCGAGGGCAGATCGAGGCGCAGGCGAGCCTCACCGTGCAGCACCTCCCTGGGGTGGGGCCAGAAGCTGACAATTGTTGGCACTGGGCCTAGGGCGGGTTCTGAGCCAGTCACCGCGGCAATTACCCGCCGGTGCCCATGGTGCAAGCCATCAAAACTGCCCAGGGCAATCGCTGTGGGACGGTCAACGTCCTGGGGTGATCGCAGGGATATCAACGCTACGGAACCCAAAGGCAATGCGGGCTAAAACGATCCTCCCATGGCAACTTTGGGGGCAACCGACTGCACCGCGATGGCCGACCGTCTCGACCTCCAGCTGATCTCCGCGGCGCTGCGACGGATGGGCTGGATTCGGTTCTGGATCCAGGTGGTGCTGTCCGTAGTGGTGGTGGGGGTGCTGGTGTTCAACAACATCGGCGGACGCATGGCCGCCAATTCCTCCAGGGCCCTGGGCCTGGGCCCGGGCATTTCCCTGACGACCCTGTCTTTCTTCGTGCTGCTCTGGTGCCTCTGGCAGGGCTGGCTGATGATCAAATGCGGCCGCGCCCTCGATAGCGCCGCCCGGCCCAGCAAGGGGGAAACGGCCCGCCTGATCAAGCGGGGCCTAATCGCCGACCTGGTGGGCCTCACCCTTGCGGTGGTGGGCTATCAGTCCTTGGCCGGCAGCCTCTTTGTGCAGGCCTCCCAACAGGTGCCAGGTTTCTTTGGGGCCCAAATCCAGGGCGCCGCCGGTGGCCGGGGCTCAGTGGTGGGGCTGCCGATCACCTCGATTGAGATGTTTTCCGTACTGGGCAACACCCAGGTGCTGTTTGCCCACCTGCTTGGCCTGGTGATCAGCCTCTGGCTGCTGCAGAGGATCTACCGGCCCTCCTAGCCGTGGATGCCGCCCAACTCAGGTAGGTCGGAGCTGGCGCCCCGCCAGAAAATATCCGGTTGCAGGGGGGTGAGCGAGGCACCACCGGCATGGACATGGGCCACATCGGTCGGCCAATCGACGGGCCCTGAAACCACGGCATCTAAATCATTGGCCACCTCGCCGGCCAGCCAGTAGTAGGTGCGGCCCCGGGGATCAACCCGCTGATCGAATTGATCGGTGTAGCGGCGCACCGCATTGCGACACCAGCGCAGGGGCCCAATCGCCTCCAGGGGCCTCGGCGGCACGTTGAGGTTGAGCAACATTCCCTCGGGCCAGCCCCGTTGCAGCATCTGCTCTGCCACATCCAGGGCCATCTGGGCCGCCGGAGCGAACTGGCGCCACTGGAAATCGGCGCTACTGACAGCCAGGGCGTTTAGCCCCTCGATCGTGCCCTCCATCGCCGCCGAAACGGTGCCGGAATAGAGCACGTCGGTGCCGAGGTTGGGGCCATGGTTGATGCCGGAGAGCACTAAATCGGGCCACTCATCCAGCAGGCTGAACAAGGCCAACTTGACGCAATCGCTGGGGGTGCCGCTGCAGGCCCAGGCCCGCACCCCATCGTCAAATAATTCATCGGCCCGCTCCGCCCTGATCGGGGTGTGGAGGGTGAGGCCATGGCCGGTGGCCGAGCGCTCCTGATCCGGGCAGACCACACTCACCTGGTGGCCGCGGGCCACGGCCGCATTCGCCAGGGTGCGGATGCCCTCGGCGAAGACCCCGTCGTCGTTGCTGATCAGGATCTTGAGGGGTGCCATGGGGGAAAGGCGTGGTTGCCGGGTCGCATCCTTACAGTCTCAGATCCTTTCGCCCCTGCCGTGAGCGCCACCGTGTCCCTGCAGCAGCTCACCGCCCAACTGGAGTCGTTGGAAGCGGAGGCGGCCCAAGCGATTGCCGCCGCAGCCACCCCGGCCGACCTAGAGGAGCTCAGGGTGGGCCTGCTTGGCAAAAAGGGGAAGCTTTCGGGCGTACTCGGCGCCATGGGCAAATTGCCGGGCGAGGAGAG
This genomic interval from Cyanobium sp. WAJ14-Wanaka contains the following:
- a CDS encoding ArdC-like ssDNA-binding domain-containing protein, whose translation is MAVVSPKVSQEEKLVAALIALLEAGTTPWRREWDGASGGHHLNLLSGRRYRGANPVLLTLGLHLRGSAIPYWCGFQEAKALGIFPRKGSKAVHVLRPQVHQRGEGRLVDASSTDGANPGGSWVSYRSVAVFNVVDLEGEGAVLRPEPERLVAAETVLSS
- a CDS encoding zincin-like metallopeptidase domain-containing protein, giving the protein MLFGGDRTCYLPSLDRIQLPDRSTFHSAGALYATWVHEAIHSSGHSSRLARDLSGGKAYAREELVVELLKESPKVLFQVLSDARKAADLISPETPATPPWRSGSVATKSTGQAKNHH
- a CDS encoding type II toxin-antitoxin system PemK/MazF family toxin gives rise to the protein MAGGPGYAGKPRPVLVVQDDAFDQTDSVLICPLTTHAIEAPILRVDVSPSPANGLRSPSCLMVDKLTTVPRSRLGKCIGQLSDDQLLRLNRSLMVVLGLAR
- a CDS encoding antitoxin MazE family protein, whose amino-acid sequence is MAAETTPDTDRQDARRAAIRSKVNAHRQRLRAQGMRPIQIWVPDVRSQQFATDARRQSQLVATGPDEVDIQAFIDSVYEWPDNSSQ
- the ispF gene encoding 2-C-methyl-D-erythritol 2,4-cyclodiphosphate synthase; protein product: MQLRIGNGYDMHRLVTGRPLILGGQTLLHPDGLGLDGHSDADVLVHAIMDALLGALSLGDIGKYFPPDDPQWQGADSLVLLEQVVALVRQRGWSVVNVDSVVIAERPKLKAHIEAMRAAIASRIGITAEQVGVKATTNEKLGPEGREEGISCHAVALLQMP
- a CDS encoding TIGR03792 family protein, with amino-acid sequence MIRLFCICLSLLLLAAHPAPVVAAFNEPDGSYDLVVVEQLRLKVPSESRQAWLEAEQGSWEPWLEQQPGFLGRQLLWDPQRQEGTLLIRWASREQWKAIPEADLSAVQQRFEELARAGTKTALGNPFPLVFEGELRLP
- a CDS encoding methyltransferase domain-containing protein yields the protein MSSAAYVLGCDAEEQGRLARQHATWSAEMRAGWQRAGISAGQRLLDLGCGPGHASLELAELVGPTGSVLAIDSSAVFLAQLEHQCLQRQLPQLRTLEHNLSNPLSSNALLNEPGSGGWDGAWCRWLAMFLPQLEPMLDLLLEALRPGGRLVMHEYLRWDTFSLHPRGSNLELFVGRCIGHWRSHGGDPDVAQRLPALLEERGFRLLHSQSLMACAPSDNPKALWLQDFLGSYPAQLMAAGCWSADEQQALEAELHWARQHASLWVTPALVEMVWELQ
- a CDS encoding DUF1517 domain-containing protein, whose amino-acid sequence is MVLPLFTVVLLLARPDPSWAASGGRIGGGSFRSAPSMPRSYGGGGYGGGYGGGARGGYGGGIGFPFLIPLFGFGGGGLFGFLVLMAVVGLLVNAVRGGGGGAVGSGRSALVPREDSRRVDGPVAIAQLQLGLLASARDLQTDLRRLASRADTNSPGGLQQVLQETSLALLRNPDLWVYANAEVGQVPFTSAESTFNRLSVAERSKLDREITSNVAGQLLPAGTVEAGDSDASSDFIAITLLVASRSRLTLSGAGSADQLRESLQQLGGVGAEDLIALEVIWQPDGAGEVLSTDALITAYPQLQHL
- the thiS gene encoding sulfur carrier protein ThiS, whose translation is MPNTTITIQLNGEARPCPAGLALPELLEQLGYRPQLVVVEFNGVILPRQLWPQQVVVESDVLEVVTIVGGGS
- a CDS encoding thiamine phosphate synthase, with product MSLSTPPDPGLLAVQRLLDANLDRAREGLRVLEDWARFGLDRADLVARSKDMRQRLGRLHRDEYKFARHSATDPAAGMAHPAQAERQAPSQVVGANAGRVHEALRVLEEFGRSLDGELASEASLLRYALYDLEVDLLQACRGGQERRLQLAQCRLYLVTSPSNRIEEMVEAALQGGVRLVQYRSKSGGPDGSQDLDDSQKLGQARNLRQLCSRHGALFVVNDRIDIALAVDADGVHLGQGDLPPAIARQLLGPAKLIGRSTHCLEQLRQAVADGCDYVGVGPVNATPTKPGREPVGLDYVRQAAAESPLPWFAIGGIDQTAIAAVRQAGGQRVAVVRAITEASDPKAATHGLLQALGQGA
- the ribF gene encoding riboflavin biosynthesis protein RibF, which translates into the protein MISLRSPQDVDRPTAIALGSFDGLHHGHRRVIAAVTGSEPALGPVPTIVSFWPHPREVLHGEARLRLDLPSEKLALLEPLGIRQLVLVPFDRALAVLTPEAFVEQVLVAQLAAQSIAVGENFRFGSGRSGDAQTLKTLGERHGMAVQVLPMLWDGPERVSSSRIRRALAAGDVAEARRLLERPYRFSGRVVRGRGLGRELGWPTANLQVDGRKFLPKEGVYAALAAVGDGPTCAAVMNLGPQPTVDPMAPSAVEVHLLDQGEELVGVELAGRELTVEPLAWLRTQMKFGNFEALSAQIAADAAQALQLGQAELAAMGSGRHG
- a CDS encoding DUF3611 family protein — protein: MADRLDLQLISAALRRMGWIRFWIQVVLSVVVVGVLVFNNIGGRMAANSSRALGLGPGISLTTLSFFVLLWCLWQGWLMIKCGRALDSAARPSKGETARLIKRGLIADLVGLTLAVVGYQSLAGSLFVQASQQVPGFFGAQIQGAAGGRGSVVGLPITSIEMFSVLGNTQVLFAHLLGLVISLWLLQRIYRPS
- the surE gene encoding 5'/3'-nucleotidase SurE encodes the protein MAPLKILISNDDGVFAEGIRTLANAAVARGHQVSVVCPDQERSATGHGLTLHTPIRAERADELFDDGVRAWACSGTPSDCVKLALFSLLDEWPDLVLSGINHGPNLGTDVLYSGTVSAAMEGTIEGLNALAVSSADFQWRQFAPAAQMALDVAEQMLQRGWPEGMLLNLNVPPRPLEAIGPLRWCRNAVRRYTDQFDQRVDPRGRTYYWLAGEVANDLDAVVSGPVDWPTDVAHVHAGGASLTPLQPDIFWRGASSDLPELGGIHG